Genomic segment of Populus trichocarpa isolate Nisqually-1 chromosome 12, P.trichocarpa_v4.1, whole genome shotgun sequence:
ACTCtctattccaaaaaaaaaaaaaacaaatagaccCTTTTCTCTGTCCAATCCAACCAAAACATAGTAGTTCCTCCTCGGCTACAACAACTCTTCTCAAGACCACCAAGATCGTCTACCTCACGGTTCCTGTCCAGCAGAGTTTCATCATTCCATTCACAGCGGCAACAAAGTTTCTTCCTCTCGATCACAGCAGCAgcagtgttgtttttttttcctttttttttcctctcttcagCAGACCAGCGACTCAACCGGTCAACCCAACTACACTACTGCAGCAAGCACCACAGCAACCAAGCAGTGTCCACTTCTTCTTAATTCTTTTCCATTCGCAGCATCCACAGCAGTAGACTTCTCTAGCCAAACGCAGTAACACCACTTGTGTCAGTCAAGAGCAGTAGTAGATTTCTCTAGCCGGGAGCAATAGCCTTGCTCCAGCCATGAGCATATCAGTCTCTATTCTAACCAAGAATATTGCCAGGTATTGACCAAAGGGTAATGAAAATAGTTGCTACATTTTTCTTAGAATTACATCTTGCTTTTTCATGTGGTTTGGATTAATGAGGTCCCGTTTTACTGTAGAGTAAAAATGAGGGTGAGAGTGAGGAGTGAAATAACCAGGTTTCTTTTTTTCGGAAACATTGAAGAGCCTAGGGTTGTTGAAGTTTTCTTCTGTAAGGCCAAGACTCTGAATAAACTCTGAAGtataaatcatttatttatttattttcgtaAGCTTAAACTTCCCTTTACAATGCATTTCGGTGGTACATATAGAAAAAAggaaacatgttttattttggcTATTTCTTAGGCAATATCGGTCTGGGTTGTTTTGGAAAACAAGTTTCTTTGATTTCAGCTGTTTTGATTATTCAAGAACAAGAAGGGTgcttttagttttgtttgtgGGTCAAAgccaatgtttttaaaaaaggtgggttgttttcttttcatggaTGCCCGTCTTTTTCTAAGCCCGTACGGTTTCCTTGGGTAGAGCCTGCATCAGTTTGGGCTTGGCTAGGAAGCCCAGTCCACCTTATTGGGCTGAGCCTTTAGAGGCTTAAGGCCACGTTTGTCTTGACAAAAAATTGCCAAAGAAAGATgcatttttttggtcttttaagaCTTTAAGTTTTGTTTGGCAAACGCGACCCAAGCAAAATTCAAgccttgtatttcttttttgttttcctctatgtaatttaatatttagaattatgattAGATTGAATAAATCAGTTTTGTTtcgtaaaaacaaaaaaaaattttcttttaaaaatatatttttattttaaattatatatggtcaaatctcttaaaaataaattatatttatatcttttagcatattaaaaaatcacaaaaaatagttgttttttttaatgcatattgaatttaataatcagtttattaaaattattgaaacttaacctacattttaaaaatattaaaaaaaattgtttgttctaatatcaataattatgaacttacacgtaAGACGTATtatcgatattaaaaaaaatacaaaaaaaatatttgttgactctaaaatgaataaaataaaaacctcatTACCAAGAAATACTTTTCTTGAACTTTAAACAGATCAATTATTAGAAACATACAACAATATcttagtttatataaaaaaaacaaacaatgcattttattttagataggGTGTGCTAGAAATGATACATCCTTCCAACACACAATTAGTTCATGTATTTAGACTCTAAAGCCGGTTAAAGTTACtagtaatcaaaatattagatgagaaatatttcatttattttttactaataaaaaataatttttttttattttttcccatcacaaaaaaaatcccCGATTAGTAAGGGCAATCGTCGTGACAATATacaattgagataaaataaataataaagctaGTTTGCAAACAGAACTTGGTTACCTTGGGAATATAACATTGTAGTTTTAAAACATTATCTAGAGGTtgacttgtaattgtttttttaaaaaaaaaaaaacacaattaaaaagacGATgctttgaccaaaaaaaataaaacttagaaaaataattaacaggTTAATGACTTGATTTTTCCTCCTAGAATGATatcattttacttattttttttttaaatattgaaggttCACCTTGCTGACTGGTTCAAGTTGAACAActataataaaagtaattatttatttaaaatcgcTGTTTGAATTTAGATTAACCAGCAAGTGTCTTGGTGAACTAACTTGcaatatatctttaatattttcatcaaactGCGTGAAGTGTGAATTGATTAGATTTTCCTTCGCGTCCCATACCGTTTACCAATTCTAAGATCCAGACAGGGAACAGAACCGGCAAGCCGGAAAATATATTACAAAGGAAAAGCAAAGTCAAACATGAGAATGTTTCCTGTATGAAAACCTCCCTGTTCATGGTTGTTCGGTAACCTGTATTTTGATTATTCCAAGACCAATCATAGTTATACACGGATTCTCACTTAATCCAAGCTCGAGAGTTGtggatttatgttttaaataaaaaatttaaaaatttattaaaattaatttagtcaGGGTTAATTAGGCAAGTTAGGTATAGTCCACCTGGTTTTAATTAGGAAATTGTTTTTGCCTCGTTCTTTAAATTTACCAAATTATATAAAccgaattaaataaaaaaaaaacagattaaaattacttgaaaaaaaaaagaaatttgatttaTGTTCATACACTAACCCGtacaacaataaatttaatttatgacccattactttctattttgttatgttGCTCAAAGagtaaaaacatttaattggaGATGGTGACAACATTAAACTCTCTAATTCACCCACCATGTAGTATAGGGTTCTAGACTTTATTcttgttcattttttattcaataatcaaGATATTTACGAATTTCATGCttcgaattaaattttttatatacaataagATTTTAGACCACCCATCTATCTCTAATTTGGTGCATTTATAAGGGATTTTCATCATTAATTACATTATAGATTTGAATCCCAAGCCACAAATCCATTtactagttttaaaatttcataattaaagttattaaatcgaCTATTACAAGAGGATTAATCCGAGCTGATTTTggtgaatttaaaatattataattttaatttttttaaaataaaataacattgttttaaattattatttttaccaatcaaattatgttttaattgaatcatacgttaattaagttaattttttattgatttaatttaaaatcaaattcattgCGCGTTAGGTTTAGGACGGAAAAGCCGTGACATCAGCCATACTTTTCAGCTTTCTAAACAtggaaaacaataacaaaatctTTCACTTTTGGATCAAAAGAAGAACCTTGAGAAAACAATTAACGATTTTTCCAAGGGAGGATCAATGGCCTGTCCTAGTCTTCTACTGCCTGTCCTTTTCTTTCCTCAAAAGTATCCACCTGCAGATTCACACAAATTTTCCTCAAGAAAACGCGTTTTCTCACAGACCAGGATcaataattatatcaataaatataatatcataacttataaactaaaataagtCAAGGGATTTCCTTAACGTAAGTCAAAGAAATATAATgctatttcttttcaaaaacaaaattattacaaaaaaaaataaaactgtttCGTGAAACCTGGCCATAAAATAAAACGAAGGAGTTAATTCCTTGGCttagaactttttatttttatgttttaaaagtatttttttaaaaatttaaatttattttatttttttctttacttcaaattaatatttttttgattttttcaaatcattttcatGCCCCGatgttaaaagtaattttttaaaaataaaaaatatattattttaatgtatttttgagtgaaaaatactttaaaaaacaactacaaccacacttccaaacacgtCCAATCTCCTGTAATATGAAAATGGAAGacattttcattatattttggCTATTAGTTtcgattaatgaatttatttttcatattatcatCCGGATTTAATcttaaacagaaaaataaatctcTCATGAGTACATAAATAATTTAGAactcgaatatatatatataaaacaacaaattgtttaaaaatatgctTTATTGTGGATCTAaggcttttttcttttaataagaaCATTGAAATGAAGAATAGGGTCGCATTCATTGCATTCACATAATGGAAACTTTGAATCGGGCCTTCgcaaaaatgagttttttttacacATGTTGActtatctttaattaaatagtaaataaattctgagttttaaaacatgaaaaatatttacagaccttaaaaataaaaataacacatttaTACTGTGGTAAACATTTATACTATGGTAATATTAAGCAGTATAAAACCAgcgaaattcattttttaagtttaacccTATAGTTTTGACTTCTAATCGTATAGtctcaatttcaaaatcaaaatcatggaaaaaaatatgatctAAATCAAAgatcatataataattaaattaaaattaaaattatggaaaaaaatatgataaaaaatagaagccGTGAAAACAAATGTAACCAAAATCCAaaagtatagaaaaaaaacaaacactaaattatagggttaaaaataaaaataaaaataatattttaactctTCAATGAGTGGCATTCATCAAGGGTAAATACACAAGGGACCCGCAGGCACCTTATGTGATAACAATAATCAGACGGACAGAAATTTGGCTTTGACCAATTAAGGCATACAATTCAATGTCACTCTATCTTCTCTCTGTcaactttcaaaaatattaatagccCACCCCCCTCCTCCATTTCTCAACTCCTTCTTTCTTTACCTTTCCTTCTTTGTATTTCCCTCTAAATTTCCTTCCCACGGTTACTGCCTCAGCACCTGACTTAATATCACAGCCCACCGTTTGATGATCTGACTCTCTCTGATCAACAACTTCACCTCCGTATCCACCCATGGGACACTGCTGCAGCAAAGACGTGTCTGCTGTTAACAATGAAGTGATCAACTCGATCAAGCATCCAGCTACTCCGCCGAACGCGGCGACAGTTGAGGTGGCACCGCCTGCCACCAATGGCTACGCCAATTCATTCGCAGCCAGCCCATTTCAGAGCCCACTTCCCGCGGGAGTCATGCCATCGCCTTCCCCGGCGAGGACGCCGGGGAGGAAGTTCCGGTGGCCGTTGCCGCCTCCTTCTCCGGCTAAGCCGATCATGGCTATGATGAGGAGGCGGGTGCAGGGGAAGCAGCAGCCTCAGGAGGGGCAACCGATAACGGTGGATGGTGGCGGAGAGGGAGGAGGGGGAGAGAGGGTAGCGGCGGGGACTGGGACGGGGGGTTTGGATAAGAATTTTGGGTATCCAAAGAACTTGGCGGCGAAGTTTGAGTTGGGAAAGGAGGTGGGGAGAGGGCATTTTGGGCATACTTGCTGGGctaaaggaaagaaaggagagCTTAAAGGACAACCTGTTGCTGTCAAGATCATTTCCAAAGCTAAGGTGCATTGTTTTCAGTGTTAGTCTTGATTGATGAATCCTGACCGTTCGTTTGCTGTTACATACGTGTGTTTTCTGTCGGTTGTTGTCAGCATTTGTCTACTTCCTCTTTCATCTGTCCAAATGCCATAATTTTCTCCTGTGATAACTATCATGTCTTTGAAACATGCTATATGATTGTGCCGGTTGTCTTGTTCAGTTCATGTTTCCATGTCTTGATATTGTTTAATGTCACAATGTTGCTGACCTGAGCAAACATTATCCCTTAAACATGCTATACAATGAGTATGGGTGCCCTTAAGATCGTATTTAGTTTCTGTTGATGCATTAGCTGGATCGAGAATATCCCTTGCCGTCGAACAAAAAACGAAATCATGATGTTGTTTAGTGTCTAGTATTGCTGACCTGAGCAAGCATTGTAAGAGCTGCAATTGCCACTAGAGATGAAATCGATTGTTTTAGCTAGCTGATGTATTGTATGACTGAATCGATGTTGGGGTGTTTTACTAACTAAATGGGTATTGATTGGCAGATGACAACAGCAATATCAATTGAAGATGTTCGACGGGAGGTCAAGATATTGAAAGCATTGTCGGGGCATAAGAATATAATCAAATTCTATGATGCTTTTGAGGATGAAAATAATGTCTACATAGCCATGGAGTATGTATATTCTGTACTTCTTCTTCGAAAAGATTATTCATCTTATCGGAGTTCAACCTCTCGTTTTGGATGAtttctttgatgttttatttacACCTTCATGAATTGAGCTGATGCTTATGATGAACCTAACCCtccattataaatttaatttgtttgctaTTGAGTTAAGTGAGGTTTATTTACTATGCCGTcacaaaatttctaaatttgttcTCATGTGTTTTAAAATCTCTTTGTTATTGTCAGATTATGTGAAGGTGGAGAACTGCTGGACAGAATTTTATCAAGGTAGTAAAGGAGAAGGGAATACTTCTACTCGCTGTGATGCTTCAGTTTTTTAGTTGCTTTATAGTTTGGACTTCAGATTTTTTGTTTGACTCTATTCCTTGTGGCTTCCATTTTGCAGAGGGGGAAGGTACACCGAGCAAGATGCTAAAACTATTGTTGTGCAAATTCTAAGTGTAGTTGCCTATTGTCATCTTCAAGGGGTTTCTCACCGTGATCTAAAGCCAGAGGTACTTTGATAAGCATGGGCACTAAAGtatgttgttgttttgtttggATTCTATGTTTTAAAGTAACAAACTCATGTCGGAGGACACTGTGCCACCAATTTCCTTTCCAGCTCTTAACCATGTATTCTGTGACCACTTGGCAGAATTTTCTTTTCACCTCAAGAGATGAGGATGCTCCAATGAGGATTATCGATTTTGGTCTATCTGATTTTGTAAGGCCAGGTAACATTTGCTTACCGATAAACTTGTCAAAgggttttctattttctctgtGAAATTGTCCCAGTTACAATTTCATATTCATTGGGAGGTTGATTTGCTCCACAAAATAATGTCACATATAAAGCATTTTTATTGGTGGATTCAAAGGCTCAAAATCAAACTTCTCCTATGTCGCGCCTCAGGAAATTCCGTGTGAAATGCAGATTTCACTTGCgttcattttccttttcagtTTCTGTCAGGGcataatatgatatttataaaaagaaatatttttacgtACTCTTCTAATTtctgattttcattttctttcaagtttatgctaacagaagaaaaatcaacaattaggaatttttttcacaaaagaaCAAATAGGAAATTGTGGatcaaaggaaaatgaaatcGAACTATATCTGATTCATGGTGTTTCCCAGCCAACCTGCATTGGTTCCTTTGTCCTCATACAAGCTTGGGTTGGCTGACTGCCAGAAACTTACATCATTGGCAATTCcatatgaatttatttgtttatgactGTGCTTTCAATTGCATTTAACTGCTTGAAGTAAAACACGGATACTTTCCATGGATTTGAATCATACAAAATTATTAGATCTTCCAGCCACccgtgcaatttttttttttcctggttattGCTACAACCAGTTCCCTTTAATACAGGCTAGTTATTTCCAACTGTTGTTTGAGTGCAAAACATTCAGTTCTTATACATCCACAGATGATCGTCTCAACGATGTTGTTGGCAGTGCATATTATGTTGCACCTGAAGTGCTCCACAGATCGTACAATCTCGAAGCTGATATGTGGAGTACCGGTGTGATAAC
This window contains:
- the LOC7464312 gene encoding CDPK-related kinase 4 isoform X2 — translated: MGHCCSKDVSAVNNEVINSIKHPATPPNAATVEVAPPATNGYANSFAASPFQSPLPAGVMPSPSPARTPGRKFRWPLPPPSPAKPIMAMMRRRVQGKQQPQEGQPITVDGGGEGGGGERVAAGTGTGGLDKNFGYPKNLAAKFELGKEVGRGHFGHTCWAKGKKGELKGQPVAVKIISKAKMTTAISIEDVRREVKILKALSGHKNIIKFYDAFEDENNVYIAMELCEGGELLDRILSRGGRYTEQDAKTIVVQILSVVAYCHLQGVSHRDLKPENFLFTSRDEDAPMRIIDFGLSDFVRPDDRLNDVVGSAYYVAPEVLHRSYNLEADMWSTGVITYILLCGSRPFWARTESGIFRSVLRADPNFDDSPWPSVSPEAKDFVKRLLNKDHRKRMTAAQALTHPWLRDLNPAVPLDILIFKLVKSYVRATPFKRAALKALSKAIPEDELVYLKTQFSLLEPKNGSVSLNNFRVALTRHVTDAMKESRVLDILNVVSVT
- the LOC7464312 gene encoding CDPK-related kinase 4 isoform X1, with protein sequence MGHCCSKDVSAVNNEVINSIKHPATPPNAATVEVAPPATNGYANSFAASPFQSPLPAGVMPSPSPARTPGRKFRWPLPPPSPAKPIMAMMRRRVQGKQQPQEGQPITVDGGGEGGGGERVAAGTGTGGLDKNFGYPKNLAAKFELGKEVGRGHFGHTCWAKGKKGELKGQPVAVKIISKAKMTTAISIEDVRREVKILKALSGHKNIIKFYDAFEDENNVYIAMELCEGGELLDRILSRGGRYTEQDAKTIVVQILSVVAYCHLQGVSHRDLKPENFLFTSRDEDAPMRIIDFGLSDFVRPDDRLNDVVGSAYYVAPEVLHRSYNLEADMWSTGVITYILLCGSRPFWARTESGIFRSVLRADPNFDDSPWPSVSPEAKDFVKRLLNKDHRKRMTAAQALTHPWLRDLNPAVPLDILIFKLVKSYVRATPFKRAALKALSKAIPEDELVYLKTQFSLLEPKNGSVSLNNFRVALTRHVTDAMKESRVLDILNVMEPLAHKRMGFEEFCAAAISTHQLEALEGWENIATEAFGFFEQEGNQVISVEELAQEMNLGPTAYSAVKDWIRSSDGKLSFIGYTKFLHGVTMRTSNARHR
- the LOC7464312 gene encoding CDPK-related kinase 4 isoform X3, whose translation is MGHCCSKDVSAVNNEVINSIKHPATPPNAATVEVAPPATNGYANSFAASPFQSPLPAGVMPSPSPARTPGRKFRWPLPPPSPAKPIMAMMRRRVQGKQQPQEGQPITVDGGGEGGGGERVAAGTGTGGLDKNFGYPKNLAAKFELGKEVGRGHFGHTCWAKGKKGELKGQPVAVKIISKAKMTTAISIEDVRREVKILKALSGHKNIIKFYDAFEDENNVYIAMELCEGGELLDRILSRGGRYTEQDAKTIVVQILSVVAYCHLQGVSHRDLKPENFLFTSRDEDAPMRIIDFGLSDFVRPDDRLNDVVGSAYYVAPEVLHRSYNLEADMWSTGVITYILLCGSRPFWARTESGIFRSVLRADPNFDDSPWPSVSPEAKDFVKRLLNKDHRKRMTAAQALTHPWLRDLNPAVPLDILIFKLVKSYVRATPFKRAALKALSKAIPEDELVYLKTQFSLLEPKNGSVSLNNFRVALTRHVTDAMKESRVLDILNV